Proteins encoded together in one Geothermobacter hydrogeniphilus window:
- the rplX gene encoding 50S ribosomal protein L24 gives MAAIKYHVKKDDTVMVIAGKEKGKTGKVKRIIADSNRVVVENLNMVKRHTRPSQTNQDGGIVEKEAPLAISNVMLVCASCNKPTRTGVRVLDDGAKVRFCKKCNEIVDK, from the coding sequence ATGGCAGCGATCAAATATCACGTTAAAAAAGATGATACCGTCATGGTTATTGCCGGCAAGGAAAAAGGCAAGACCGGCAAGGTGAAGCGTATCATCGCTGACAGTAATCGTGTTGTGGTGGAAAACCTCAACATGGTCAAGCGTCACACCCGCCCCAGCCAGACCAATCAGGATGGGGGGATTGTTGAAAAGGAAGCGCCGCTGGCCATCTCCAACGTGATGTTGGTCTGTGCCTCCTGCAACAAGCCGACCCGGACTGGTGTCCGTGTCCTTGATGACGGTGCTAAGGTCCGCTTCTGCAAGAAGTGCAACGAGATCGTGGATAAGTAA
- the rplD gene encoding 50S ribosomal protein L4 has protein sequence MAKITVFDIDKKEVGERDLADAVFNDDVKGYLIHDMVRYQLAKKRQGTAKTKGRSEVSGGGKKPYRQKGTGNARQGTMRAPNFVGGGTVFGPTPRDYTFKLNRKVKKAALRSALSARYKEEKLTVLNGLKFETISTKGFAAVLSRFELGKTLVVIDRPEPTVELSARNLPGVKVLRAEGVNVYDIMKYPNLVLTEAAVAQLEGALAS, from the coding sequence ATGGCGAAGATTACTGTTTTTGATATCGATAAAAAAGAGGTCGGGGAACGAGACCTTGCTGATGCTGTTTTCAATGACGACGTCAAGGGTTACCTGATCCACGATATGGTTCGTTACCAGTTGGCCAAGAAGCGTCAGGGGACGGCCAAGACCAAAGGTCGCAGTGAAGTCTCCGGTGGCGGCAAGAAGCCCTATCGGCAGAAAGGGACCGGCAATGCCCGCCAGGGTACCATGCGGGCTCCAAACTTTGTCGGTGGCGGTACGGTGTTCGGACCGACCCCTCGCGACTACACCTTCAAGCTTAATCGCAAGGTGAAGAAAGCGGCACTGCGAAGCGCTCTCTCCGCTCGTTACAAGGAAGAGAAGCTGACCGTTCTCAATGGACTGAAGTTCGAAACGATCAGCACCAAGGGTTTTGCCGCGGTTTTGTCCCGTTTCGAACTCGGCAAGACCCTGGTGGTTATCGACCGGCCCGAGCCGACTGTCGAACTGTCGGCGCGCAATCTTCCCGGTGTCAAGGTTTTGCGCGCAGAGGGCGTCAATGTTTATGACATTATGAAGTACCCGAACCTGGTACTGACTGAGGCCGCCGTGGCCCAGCTTGAAGGAGCGTTGGCATCATGA
- the rplN gene encoding 50S ribosomal protein L14, translated as MIQMQSMLDVADNSGARKLCCIKVPGGSKRKYAGLGDIIICSVKEAMPNSKVKKGDVVKAVIVRTKKEINRPDGSYIRFDNNSAVVINAAGEPVGTRIFGPVARELRAKRYMKIVSLAPEVL; from the coding sequence ATGATCCAGATGCAGTCCATGCTCGATGTAGCAGACAATTCCGGTGCCCGGAAACTCTGCTGTATCAAGGTTCCGGGAGGCTCCAAGCGGAAATACGCCGGTCTGGGGGACATTATTATTTGTTCCGTCAAGGAGGCGATGCCGAACTCCAAGGTCAAGAAGGGCGATGTGGTTAAGGCCGTCATTGTCCGGACGAAGAAGGAGATCAACCGCCCGGATGGCAGTTATATCCGTTTTGACAATAACTCGGCAGTGGTGATCAATGCTGCCGGTGAGCCGGTGGGGACACGAATTTTCGGTCCCGTGGCGAGAGAGTTGCGCGCCAAGCGTTACATGAAAATTGTCTCTCTTGCTCCCGAAGTTCTGTAA
- the rplV gene encoding 50S ribosomal protein L22, with the protein MEAKAKLRYVRLSPQKARWVVDMVRGKGVQDALNVLKFSPQKAAGIVATLVSSAVANAEQKGVSDVDQLYVKTITVDQGPALKRFLPRAQGRATRIRKPTSHITVVLDVK; encoded by the coding sequence ATGGAAGCCAAAGCCAAATTAAGATATGTACGCCTGTCACCGCAGAAGGCGCGTTGGGTGGTCGACATGGTCCGCGGCAAGGGAGTGCAGGATGCCTTGAACGTCCTGAAATTCTCTCCGCAGAAAGCCGCCGGGATCGTTGCGACCCTGGTCAGTTCCGCGGTCGCCAATGCCGAACAGAAGGGCGTTTCGGACGTTGACCAGTTGTACGTTAAAACCATCACTGTTGATCAGGGTCCGGCCCTTAAGCGGTTTCTTCCGCGCGCCCAGGGGCGGGCCACCCGTATCCGTAAACCGACGAGCCATATCACCGTGGTTCTGGACGTGAAGTAG
- the rpsE gene encoding 30S ribosomal protein S5 produces the protein MELTDRVIDINRCSKVVKGGRRFSFSALVVVGDGKGSVGFGLGKAREVPEAIRKGVEKAKKSMITVPLKGKTVPYDVIGKYGAGRVLLKTASEGTGVIAGGPVRAVLEAAGVGDILSKCLGSNNPHNVVKATLNALQQLKSPETILARRGITADE, from the coding sequence ATGGAATTGACCGACCGCGTGATTGATATCAATCGCTGTTCGAAGGTCGTCAAAGGTGGCCGACGTTTCAGTTTCTCTGCACTGGTTGTGGTCGGTGATGGAAAAGGCTCAGTCGGCTTCGGGCTTGGTAAGGCCCGTGAAGTGCCCGAGGCGATTCGCAAGGGTGTTGAAAAGGCCAAGAAGAGCATGATCACCGTTCCGCTCAAGGGCAAGACGGTGCCTTATGACGTTATCGGCAAGTATGGAGCCGGGCGGGTGCTGCTGAAGACCGCTTCGGAAGGTACCGGGGTTATTGCCGGTGGTCCTGTCCGTGCAGTTCTGGAAGCGGCCGGGGTTGGCGATATTCTCTCCAAGTGCCTGGGCTCGAACAATCCGCACAACGTGGTCAAGGCGACCCTTAATGCTCTGCAGCAGCTCAAGAGCCCAGAGACCATTCTGGCCCGCCGCGGCATTACCGCCGACGAGTAG
- the secY gene encoding preprotein translocase subunit SecY, translating to MFAFIQNIFSIPELRRRILFTLGMLAVYRVGCHVPTPGIDASVLAKFFEGTQGTLLGLVSAFTGGALKRMTVFALGIMPYISASIILQLLTVVFEPVERLAKEGEQGRKTITKWTRYGTIILSVIQGSGIAIGLQTMTGPAGEPVVPNPGTGFILLTVITLTAGTAFIMWLGEQITERGIGNGISLIIFAGIVANMPSALVNSVRLMKTGEITLFISLLILIIMALAVWAIIYMERAQRRIPIHYAKRVVGMRNVGGQTSHLPLKINMSGVIPPIFASSIIMFPATVANLVDVPWVQKIASMMTPSHWLYNLFYVAFIIFFCYFYTAVTFNPVDVADNIKKQGGFVPGIRPGSATAEYIDTVLGRITFAGAIYVSAVCVLPTLLISNLNVPFYFGGTSLLIIVGVGMDTASQIESHLISRSYEGFMKGVSLKGRRG from the coding sequence TTGTTCGCCTTCATCCAGAATATCTTCTCCATACCTGAACTGCGACGTCGCATCCTCTTTACCCTGGGCATGCTCGCCGTCTACCGTGTCGGTTGTCATGTGCCGACCCCCGGTATCGATGCCAGCGTGCTGGCGAAGTTCTTCGAGGGGACGCAAGGAACGTTGCTGGGGCTGGTCAGTGCCTTTACCGGCGGCGCCTTGAAACGGATGACGGTTTTTGCCCTGGGAATCATGCCGTATATCTCGGCATCGATTATTCTGCAGTTGCTGACTGTGGTCTTTGAACCTGTCGAAAGATTGGCCAAGGAAGGGGAACAGGGACGCAAAACAATCACCAAGTGGACCCGTTACGGGACCATCATCCTTTCGGTGATTCAGGGCAGCGGCATTGCCATCGGCCTGCAGACCATGACCGGTCCGGCTGGTGAGCCGGTTGTACCCAACCCCGGAACCGGTTTCATCTTGCTCACGGTCATCACCTTGACAGCCGGTACCGCTTTTATCATGTGGCTGGGTGAGCAGATTACCGAGCGTGGGATCGGCAACGGTATTTCGCTGATCATCTTTGCCGGCATCGTCGCCAATATGCCGAGCGCGCTGGTCAACTCGGTGCGGTTGATGAAAACGGGTGAAATCACTCTGTTCATCTCTCTGCTGATCCTGATCATCATGGCTCTGGCCGTGTGGGCTATTATCTACATGGAACGGGCACAGCGGCGGATACCGATTCATTATGCCAAACGGGTGGTCGGCATGCGCAATGTCGGCGGGCAGACCAGCCACCTGCCCCTGAAGATCAACATGAGCGGGGTTATCCCGCCGATCTTCGCCAGTTCCATCATCATGTTTCCGGCGACTGTCGCCAACCTGGTCGATGTGCCCTGGGTTCAGAAGATTGCCTCGATGATGACGCCGAGCCACTGGCTGTACAATCTGTTTTACGTTGCATTTATCATCTTCTTCTGTTATTTCTACACGGCTGTCACCTTCAACCCGGTTGATGTGGCGGACAATATCAAGAAGCAGGGTGGTTTTGTTCCCGGGATTCGTCCCGGATCGGCGACTGCGGAGTATATCGATACCGTTCTCGGGCGGATAACATTTGCTGGTGCGATCTATGTGTCAGCCGTCTGTGTTCTGCCGACATTGCTGATCAGCAACCTGAATGTTCCCTTTTACTTCGGCGGGACTTCGTTGCTGATTATTGTCGGAGTCGGGATGGATACTGCTTCGCAGATCGAGTCTCACCTGATATCGCGCTCCTATGAGGGGTTCATGAAGGGTGTTTCTCTTAAGGGTCGTCGTGGCTAG
- a CDS encoding 50S ribosomal protein L23 produces MKPLHQIIKRPLITEKTSMVREGGNVVAFEVARTANKIEIKQAVEKAFDVKVEGVNTVLVAGKVKRVGRNFGKRSNWKKAYVTLAEGNEIDLFGV; encoded by the coding sequence ATGAAACCCCTGCATCAGATCATCAAGCGCCCCTTGATTACTGAAAAAACCAGCATGGTTCGTGAGGGTGGCAATGTTGTGGCCTTTGAGGTTGCGCGTACTGCCAACAAGATCGAGATCAAGCAGGCCGTGGAAAAAGCCTTCGATGTCAAGGTTGAGGGAGTGAACACGGTTCTGGTCGCTGGTAAGGTCAAGCGTGTCGGCCGGAATTTCGGTAAGCGCAGTAATTGGAAGAAGGCCTATGTGACCCTCGCCGAGGGGAACGAAATCGATCTCTTCGGGGTTTAG
- the rplO gene encoding 50S ribosomal protein L15 — protein MDLSNLKPAIGSTKNRKRIGRGPGSGTGKTSGRGHKGQNARSGGGVKPGFEGGQMPMQRRLPKRGFTPLTKKVYALVNLRDLELFEVGSVVDVAALGKAGLINKVGDGVKILGDGELSKALTVQAHKFSRSAAEKIEAAGGKAEVL, from the coding sequence ATGGATTTGAGCAATCTCAAACCGGCAATCGGTTCGACAAAAAATAGAAAACGGATTGGTCGCGGCCCCGGGTCGGGTACCGGCAAGACATCCGGCAGGGGACATAAGGGCCAGAATGCCCGTTCCGGCGGTGGTGTCAAGCCCGGGTTCGAGGGTGGCCAGATGCCGATGCAACGGCGTCTGCCGAAACGTGGCTTCACCCCGCTGACGAAGAAGGTCTATGCCCTCGTCAATCTGCGTGATCTCGAGTTGTTCGAGGTCGGAAGTGTTGTTGACGTGGCAGCTCTCGGCAAAGCCGGGCTGATCAACAAGGTCGGCGACGGGGTCAAGATTCTCGGTGACGGTGAGCTGAGCAAGGCTCTGACCGTCCAGGCTCACAAATTCAGCAGGTCGGCCGCCGAGAAGATCGAGGCTGCCGGCGGAAAAGCCGAGGTCCTCTAA
- the rpsS gene encoding 30S ribosomal protein S19 — protein sequence MARSIKKGPYVEESLMRKIDPDGQPDSRKVIKTWSRRSTILPEFVGYTFAVHNGRKFVPVFVSENMVGHKLGEFAPTRTYYGHGSDKKKKK from the coding sequence ATGGCAAGATCGATCAAGAAGGGACCTTACGTTGAAGAAAGCCTGATGCGTAAAATCGACCCCGATGGGCAGCCCGATTCACGCAAGGTCATCAAAACCTGGTCCCGGCGGTCCACCATCCTCCCCGAGTTCGTCGGCTACACCTTTGCGGTCCATAATGGTCGCAAATTCGTGCCGGTCTTCGTCTCCGAGAACATGGTTGGCCATAAACTTGGTGAGTTCGCTCCGACCCGGACTTATTACGGGCACGGTTCTGACAAGAAAAAGAAAAAGTAA
- the rplP gene encoding 50S ribosomal protein L16, whose protein sequence is MLMPKKVKHRKQFKGRMNGAAKGGTGLNFGDFGLQATECGWLSSRQIEAARRAMTRYIKRGGKIWIRAFPDKPLTKKPAETRMGKGKGSPESWVAVIKPGVMLYEMQGVSEEVAREAMRLGAHKLPMRTKFVTREDSNEGK, encoded by the coding sequence ATGTTAATGCCCAAAAAGGTTAAACATAGAAAGCAGTTCAAAGGGCGCATGAACGGAGCCGCCAAGGGAGGTACCGGCCTGAATTTCGGGGACTTCGGTCTTCAGGCGACCGAGTGCGGCTGGCTTTCATCCCGGCAGATTGAAGCTGCCCGACGGGCGATGACCCGTTATATCAAGCGTGGCGGCAAGATCTGGATTCGTGCCTTTCCTGACAAGCCGCTGACCAAAAAACCGGCCGAAACCCGCATGGGTAAAGGAAAGGGATCTCCGGAGAGCTGGGTTGCCGTGATCAAGCCCGGTGTCATGCTCTACGAAATGCAGGGTGTCAGTGAAGAGGTTGCTCGCGAGGCGATGCGCCTCGGCGCCCACAAACTTCCGATGCGGACCAAGTTCGTGACCAGGGAGGACTCCAATGAAGGCAAGTGA
- the rpmD gene encoding 50S ribosomal protein L30, with protein sequence MASELKVTLKRSPIGRPEYFSKVLKGMGLTKLNKTVVLKDTPEIRGMINKVSHMVSVAE encoded by the coding sequence ATGGCCAGTGAATTGAAAGTCACTTTGAAACGAAGCCCCATCGGACGCCCTGAGTACTTCAGTAAAGTACTCAAGGGGATGGGTCTGACCAAGCTCAACAAGACGGTCGTGCTCAAGGATACGCCTGAGATTCGCGGGATGATCAACAAGGTCTCGCACATGGTCTCGGTGGCCGAGTAA
- the rplC gene encoding 50S ribosomal protein L3, whose product MIKGILGKKLGMTQIYAADGRRVPVTVVEAGPCVVLQKKTVESDGYNAVQLGFAPKAAHRVNKPELGHFKKAGKGAFAHLKEFRVKDIDGINVGDEVTCADIFQIGDIVDITGTSKGKGYQGVMKRWNFAGGRSSHGSKFHRAPGAIGCSAWPSRVFKGKKMAGQMGNERVTTQNLAIVDVRPEQNLLLIKGAVPGSRNSVVTIRPGVKLPTE is encoded by the coding sequence ATGATCAAGGGAATTTTGGGAAAAAAACTGGGCATGACCCAGATCTACGCGGCCGACGGGCGGCGGGTGCCGGTGACTGTTGTTGAGGCCGGACCCTGTGTTGTTCTGCAGAAGAAAACCGTCGAAAGCGATGGCTACAATGCCGTACAGCTCGGATTCGCGCCGAAGGCCGCCCACCGGGTCAACAAGCCGGAGTTGGGTCATTTCAAAAAGGCCGGCAAGGGAGCGTTTGCTCACCTGAAAGAGTTTCGAGTCAAGGATATCGACGGTATCAATGTCGGTGACGAGGTGACCTGCGCCGACATCTTCCAGATCGGGGATATTGTCGACATCACCGGCACCAGCAAGGGCAAGGGCTACCAGGGTGTCATGAAGCGGTGGAATTTTGCCGGTGGCCGTTCGAGCCATGGTTCCAAGTTTCATCGTGCTCCCGGTGCCATCGGTTGCAGCGCCTGGCCGTCACGGGTCTTCAAGGGCAAGAAAATGGCCGGTCAGATGGGTAATGAGCGTGTCACCACCCAGAACCTGGCAATCGTTGATGTTCGCCCCGAGCAGAATCTGCTGCTCATCAAGGGGGCCGTTCCGGGGTCGCGCAACAGTGTTGTGACTATTCGTCCCGGTGTCAAGCTGCCCACCGAATAA
- the rpsQ gene encoding 30S ribosomal protein S17 encodes MTQRGNRKTRVGVVVSDKMDKTVVVKVDNLVKHPVYKKYIKRRYTCKAHDEQNNCEIGDKVLIVETRPLSKQKRWRVREILEKNV; translated from the coding sequence ATGACGCAGCGTGGTAATCGAAAAACCCGAGTTGGGGTTGTGGTCAGTGACAAGATGGATAAAACCGTCGTTGTCAAGGTTGATAACCTGGTCAAGCACCCCGTTTACAAGAAATATATCAAGCGCCGTTACACCTGTAAGGCCCACGATGAGCAGAACAACTGTGAAATCGGGGACAAGGTGCTGATTGTGGAAACACGTCCTCTCTCCAAGCAGAAGCGCTGGCGGGTGCGTGAAATCCTTGAGAAGAACGTCTAG
- the rpsC gene encoding 30S ribosomal protein S3 produces MGQKVHPVGFRLGVIRTWESKWFATSNYADLLHEDIKLRDYLKKRLFHAGISKIELERAANKAKINIFAARPGIIIGKKGSEVEALKRELAKLTDKEVFINIQEIRKPEVDAQLVAENVALQLERRVAFRRAMKKSVGQALKFGAEGIKIECSGRLGGAEMSRREWYREGRVPLHTLRANIDYGFAEAKTTYGIIGVKVLIFKGEVLSQEQAQ; encoded by the coding sequence TTGGGCCAGAAAGTTCATCCAGTAGGTTTTCGTCTCGGAGTAATCCGGACCTGGGAGTCGAAGTGGTTCGCAACGTCGAACTATGCCGACTTGCTGCATGAGGATATCAAGCTCCGTGACTACCTCAAGAAGCGACTGTTCCATGCCGGGATCTCGAAGATCGAATTAGAGCGTGCCGCCAATAAGGCCAAGATCAATATCTTTGCCGCGCGGCCGGGTATCATCATCGGCAAGAAGGGTTCTGAAGTTGAAGCCCTGAAGAGAGAGCTTGCCAAGCTGACTGATAAAGAGGTGTTCATCAACATCCAGGAGATTCGGAAGCCGGAAGTTGATGCGCAGCTGGTTGCCGAAAATGTCGCCCTGCAGCTTGAGCGTCGGGTTGCATTCCGGCGGGCGATGAAAAAATCGGTTGGCCAGGCCCTCAAATTCGGTGCCGAAGGCATCAAGATCGAATGTTCCGGTCGTCTTGGCGGTGCTGAAATGAGCCGCCGCGAGTGGTACCGCGAGGGCCGGGTTCCGCTTCATACCCTGCGCGCCAATATCGACTATGGTTTCGCTGAGGCAAAGACCACCTACGGCATCATCGGTGTCAAGGTGCTGATCTTCAAAGGCGAGGTCCTGAGCCAGGAACAGGCTCAGTAA
- the rplR gene encoding 50S ribosomal protein L18, with translation MNNAEKRRQSRLKRQVRVRNKVRGTAERPRLSVFRSARHIYVQVIDDVNNRTLVSASTVNKDVGAELQGTGNVDAAKAVGVAIAKRAIAQDIKQVVFDRNGFLYHGRVKALADAAREAGLSF, from the coding sequence GTGAACAACGCAGAAAAACGGCGCCAATCCCGACTCAAGCGGCAGGTTCGTGTTCGCAACAAGGTGCGGGGCACCGCGGAACGCCCGCGATTGAGTGTTTTTCGCAGCGCCCGCCACATTTACGTGCAGGTGATCGACGATGTCAACAACCGCACCCTGGTGTCCGCCTCGACCGTCAACAAAGATGTCGGCGCGGAGCTGCAGGGGACCGGGAACGTCGATGCCGCCAAGGCGGTTGGTGTCGCCATCGCCAAGAGGGCAATCGCCCAGGATATCAAACAAGTGGTATTTGACCGCAATGGCTTTCTGTATCATGGCCGGGTCAAGGCCCTTGCCGACGCGGCTCGGGAAGCCGGCCTGTCGTTTTAG
- the rplF gene encoding 50S ribosomal protein L6, which translates to MSRIGKKPISIPSGVKVALSGAVINVEGPKGKLSRSVHQDVSVEVGAEEILVKLGESAKGTAMQGLTRSLIANMVEGVTKGFEKILEINGVGYRADLKGNVLNLSLGFSHPVEFTLPDGITAEVEKQTKVFVRGIDKELVGSTAAKIRSFREPEPYKGKGIKYADERIIRKAGKAGKK; encoded by the coding sequence ATGTCTCGAATCGGGAAGAAACCCATCAGCATACCTTCCGGCGTCAAGGTTGCCCTCTCCGGGGCGGTCATCAACGTTGAAGGGCCCAAGGGCAAACTGAGCCGCAGCGTGCACCAGGACGTCAGTGTCGAAGTCGGTGCCGAAGAGATCCTGGTCAAGCTGGGTGAAAGCGCCAAGGGGACGGCCATGCAGGGCCTGACCCGTTCCCTGATCGCCAATATGGTGGAAGGGGTGACCAAGGGCTTTGAAAAGATTCTCGAAATCAACGGTGTCGGCTACCGTGCGGATCTGAAAGGCAATGTTCTCAACCTGTCTCTCGGTTTTTCTCATCCGGTTGAGTTTACTCTGCCGGACGGAATCACCGCAGAGGTTGAGAAGCAGACCAAGGTTTTCGTTCGCGGGATCGACAAGGAACTGGTCGGCTCTACAGCCGCCAAGATCCGCTCGTTCCGTGAGCCCGAGCCCTACAAGGGCAAGGGTATCAAGTATGCAGACGAACGCATTATCCGCAAGGCGGGTAAGGCCGGTAAGAAATAA
- the rpsH gene encoding 30S ribosomal protein S8, with amino-acid sequence MSMTDPIADLLTRIRNAGMAKHQKLDMPSSKIKVAIATVLKEQGYIKNFKETPDSKQGMLRIYLKYDEEQQHVIHELRRVSTPGCRVYVGKDEIPQVKNGLGCAILSTSQGVMGDVAARGAEIGGELICTIW; translated from the coding sequence ATGTCGATGACAGATCCTATCGCGGATTTGCTGACCCGCATCCGTAATGCCGGAATGGCCAAGCACCAGAAGCTTGACATGCCGTCTTCGAAAATCAAGGTGGCAATCGCGACGGTGCTCAAGGAGCAGGGTTACATCAAGAATTTCAAGGAGACCCCCGACTCCAAGCAGGGTATGCTGCGAATTTACCTCAAGTACGATGAGGAACAGCAGCATGTCATTCATGAATTGCGGAGGGTTTCGACTCCGGGTTGCCGGGTCTATGTCGGCAAGGACGAGATCCCCCAGGTTAAAAACGGCCTCGGCTGTGCCATCCTGTCCACCTCGCAGGGGGTGATGGGCGATGTGGCCGCGCGTGGAGCGGAAATCGGCGGCGAGCTGATCTGCACCATCTGGTAG
- the rpmC gene encoding 50S ribosomal protein L29: protein MKASEIRELDAAELEKKILELDQELFNLRFQLHTGHLENTARIGQVRKDIARVKTVLQQKQA, encoded by the coding sequence ATGAAGGCAAGTGAGATTCGCGAACTGGATGCTGCCGAGCTGGAGAAGAAGATTCTGGAACTCGATCAGGAACTCTTCAACCTTCGCTTTCAACTGCATACCGGACACCTTGAAAACACCGCCCGTATCGGTCAGGTGCGCAAGGATATCGCCCGGGTCAAGACGGTTCTGCAGCAAAAGCAGGCGTAA
- the rplB gene encoding 50S ribosomal protein L2, producing the protein MGIKKYKPTSAGRRHMTSANFDEITRSEPEKSLLAPLKSSGGRNNNGRITKRHTGGGHKRKYRIIDFRRDKKEIPARVVGVEYDPNRSARIALLHYADGEKRYILAPNGLQVGQEVIASSSADIKPGNALPIRSIPLGTWVHNVELKLGKGGQLARSAGSYAMIAAKEGKYAQLRLPSGEVRLVLQDCCATVGQVGNLDHENVKLGKAGRARWLGKRPQSRGVAMNPVDHPHGGGEGKSSGGRHPVTPWGVPTKGYKTRTNKRSDRFIVRRRKK; encoded by the coding sequence ATGGGCATCAAGAAATATAAACCGACATCGGCCGGCCGCCGTCACATGACCTCGGCCAACTTCGACGAAATTACCCGTTCGGAGCCCGAGAAGTCCCTGCTGGCCCCGCTTAAAAGCAGTGGTGGCCGCAACAACAACGGTCGCATTACCAAGCGGCATACCGGGGGCGGTCATAAGCGTAAATACCGGATCATCGATTTCCGGCGCGACAAGAAGGAGATTCCGGCCAGGGTTGTCGGGGTCGAGTATGATCCGAATCGTTCAGCGCGTATCGCCCTGCTGCATTACGCTGACGGTGAAAAGCGTTATATCCTGGCTCCGAATGGATTGCAGGTCGGCCAGGAAGTGATTGCTTCAAGCAGTGCCGACATCAAGCCCGGCAATGCCCTGCCGATCCGTTCGATACCGCTCGGTACCTGGGTTCACAATGTTGAACTCAAGCTCGGTAAAGGCGGCCAGTTGGCGCGCAGTGCCGGTAGTTACGCCATGATCGCCGCCAAGGAAGGCAAGTACGCTCAGTTGCGGCTTCCTTCGGGCGAAGTCCGTCTTGTGCTGCAGGATTGTTGTGCCACCGTCGGTCAGGTCGGTAATCTTGATCATGAGAATGTCAAGCTCGGCAAGGCCGGCCGTGCCCGCTGGCTCGGCAAACGCCCGCAGTCCCGTGGTGTCGCCATGAACCCGGTTGATCACCCCCATGGTGGTGGTGAGGGCAAGAGCTCCGGCGGTCGTCATCCGGTCACTCCCTGGGGTGTTCCGACCAAAGGCTACAAGACTCGAACCAACAAGCGTTCCGACCGCTTTATCGTGCGGCGGCGTAAGAAATAA
- the rplE gene encoding 50S ribosomal protein L5, whose amino-acid sequence MARLKQQYETEMVPRLKDSLGLKNVMEVPKVEKVVVNMGLGEAIQNIKVLESAVEELGLLTGQKPIVTKAKKSIAQFKLREGMPIGAAVTLRRERAYEFLDRLINVALPRVRDFKGISPKAFDGRGNYTLGIKEQIIFPEIDLDKIDKVKGLNITIVTTAKNDEHGRALLRELGMPFRKG is encoded by the coding sequence ATGGCCAGATTGAAACAGCAATACGAGACCGAAATGGTCCCGCGCCTCAAAGATTCCCTGGGGCTTAAAAATGTGATGGAAGTGCCCAAGGTTGAAAAGGTCGTTGTCAACATGGGGCTCGGCGAAGCGATTCAGAACATCAAGGTTCTGGAGTCCGCTGTTGAGGAACTTGGCCTGCTGACCGGGCAGAAACCGATCGTCACCAAGGCCAAGAAGTCCATCGCCCAGTTCAAGTTGCGCGAAGGGATGCCGATCGGTGCTGCCGTGACGCTGCGCCGTGAACGGGCCTACGAGTTTCTTGATCGCCTGATCAATGTCGCTCTGCCTCGGGTTCGTGATTTCAAGGGAATTTCTCCCAAGGCATTTGATGGTCGTGGTAACTACACTCTCGGCATCAAGGAACAGATCATTTTCCCTGAGATTGATCTCGATAAGATCGATAAGGTCAAGGGGCTGAACATTACCATTGTCACTACTGCCAAAAACGATGAGCATGGCCGTGCGCTGCTGCGTGAACTCGGCATGCCGTTCCGTAAAGGCTAG
- a CDS encoding type Z 30S ribosomal protein S14: MAKKSMIIKAKRPKKFKVREYNRCPLCGRPRAYYRKFNMCRICLRKLASDGKLPGVTKSSW; this comes from the coding sequence GTGGCTAAGAAATCCATGATCATCAAGGCCAAACGGCCGAAAAAGTTCAAGGTTCGGGAGTACAATCGCTGTCCCCTCTGCGGTCGTCCCCGTGCTTACTATCGTAAATTCAACATGTGCCGGATCTGCCTCCGGAAGCTTGCCTCCGACGGTAAACTTCCCGGAGTGACCAAGTCCAGCTGGTAA